The following are encoded in a window of Mycobacterium vicinigordonae genomic DNA:
- a CDS encoding TIGR02569 family protein — translation MTVEPPPEHVLTAFGLHGVQPAPLGDAWEGGWRCGEVVLSMVADNARATWSARVRETLFVDGVRLARPVRSTDGRYVVSGWRADTFVAGTPEARHDEVVSAAVRLHEATGKLERPRFLTQGPTAPWADVDVFIAADRAAWEERPLQSVPPGARTAPPSADAARSVELINQLATLRKPTRSPNQLVHGDLYGTVLFAGTAPPGITDITPYWRPASWAAGVVVVDALSWGEADDGLIERWSALPEWPQMLLRALIFRLAVHALHPRSTAEAFPGLARTAAMIRMIL, via the coding sequence GTGACCGTCGAGCCGCCGCCCGAGCACGTGCTGACGGCGTTCGGTTTGCACGGGGTGCAGCCCGCCCCATTGGGCGATGCGTGGGAGGGCGGCTGGCGGTGCGGCGAGGTCGTGCTGTCCATGGTGGCCGACAATGCGCGTGCCACGTGGTCGGCGCGGGTTCGTGAGACATTATTCGTCGACGGTGTGCGCTTGGCCCGGCCGGTCCGGTCCACGGATGGCCGTTACGTGGTCTCTGGCTGGAGAGCTGACACCTTCGTTGCGGGCACCCCCGAGGCCCGCCACGACGAGGTGGTCTCGGCCGCGGTGCGGCTGCATGAAGCCACCGGCAAGCTGGAGCGCCCCCGCTTCCTGACTCAGGGACCCACCGCGCCGTGGGCCGACGTCGACGTGTTCATCGCGGCTGACCGTGCCGCGTGGGAAGAGCGCCCGCTGCAGTCGGTCCCGCCCGGAGCGCGCACCGCGCCGCCGTCGGCCGACGCCGCGCGTTCCGTCGAGCTGATCAATCAACTTGCCACGCTGCGCAAGCCGACCCGCAGCCCCAATCAACTGGTGCACGGTGATCTCTACGGCACGGTGCTTTTCGCCGGCACCGCGCCGCCGGGCATCACCGACATCACGCCGTACTGGCGGCCGGCATCCTGGGCGGCCGGGGTTGTCGTCGTCGACGCGTTGTCGTGGGGTGAAGCCGACGACGGGCTCATCGAACGGTGGAGTGCGCTGCCGGAGTGGCCGCAGATGTTGTTGCGCGCGTTGATCTTCCGGCTTGCGGTGCACGCCCTGCATCCCAGGTCCACCGCCGAGGCGTTTCCGGGTCTGGCCCGCACCGCGGCAATGATCCGGATGATCCTCTAA
- a CDS encoding MGMT family protein, with protein sequence MARVTDEQVERVRSLVASIPPGRVSTYGDIASAAALSSPRIVGWIMRTDSADLPWHRVITASGRPARHLTTRQLELLRAEGVLSVDGRIALSEVRYEFDG encoded by the coding sequence GTGGCCCGAGTCACGGACGAGCAGGTTGAACGGGTGCGTTCGCTGGTCGCTTCGATCCCGCCGGGCAGGGTGTCGACCTATGGTGACATCGCTTCTGCCGCAGCACTTTCCAGCCCTCGCATCGTCGGCTGGATCATGCGCACCGATTCCGCGGACCTGCCCTGGCACCGGGTGATCACCGCCTCCGGACGGCCCGCCCGGCATCTGACCACCCGGCAGCTGGAGCTGCTGCGGGCGGAAGGGGTGTTGTCGGTTGACGGCCGGATCGCGCTGAGCGAGGTCCGCTACGAGTTCGACGGTTAG